One stretch of Brettanomyces nanus chromosome 4, complete sequence DNA includes these proteins:
- a CDS encoding uncharacterized protein (EggNog:ENOG41) translates to MLQIRGNAELFNGSANAVKLITRGQVSQVRYRRTLAYPFYSKAGNIPPPRHGRKQTVFKRLMDEFLGPKNYKGDYYLNKYAYPNQNHSTNYIDPSSERGNSLLKAKQRDAVSSTEKTEEGVDFSRDEGGHGRQRRPLQPFPMNSHCFTDVQISKEMKEQIVNDVVKLKMPSQNVALKYGLKIQRIEAIVKLSQVEDSWKKAGLITKDLQRMSDVMYNMFPLYDASKNGENLTEIPIPEETTQSRFVTIAESEPFGPVDAAREFGLEPAAVTLQKLSEGGEHSAHSNRASHGTDTKSFVAKMHEGDRSAFRFTDVKVGQVGYRYGKSFRDNRKDRKIGFDASGKMVYLLD, encoded by the coding sequence ATGCTGCAAATTAGAGGAAATGCTGAATTATTTAACGGATCAGCCAATGCAGTCAAACTTATTACTCGAGGTCAAGTGAGTCAGGTGCGTTACAGACGTACTTTGGCATATCCCTTCTACTCCAAAGCAGGTAACATTCCTCCACCACGTCACGGCAGAAAACAGACGGTGTTTAAACGACTCATGGATGAGTTTTTGGGCCCTAAGAACTACAAGGGAGATTATTATCTGAATAAATACGCCTACCCTAACCAGAATCACAGCACTAATTACATAGATCCATCCTCGGAGAGAGGTAACTCTTTACTCAAGGCCAAACAAAGGGATGCAGTCAGCAGTACGGAGAAGACTGAGGAGGGAGTGGATTTTTCGAGAGACGAGGGAGGCCACGGTCGTCAGAGAAGACCTTTGCAACCTTTCCCAATGAACTCGCACTGCTTTACGGACGTTCAAATCAGTAAAGAAATGAAGGAACAGATAGTAAATGATGTGGTTAAATTGAAAATGCCTTCACAAAATGTGGCATTGAAATATGGATTAAAAATCCAGAGAATTGAGGCAATAGTGAAGTTGAGCCAAGTGGAAGATAGCTGGAAGAAAGCTGGACTGATAACAAAGGATTTGCAACGAATGAGCGACGTTATGTACAATATGTTCCCATTGTATGATGCATCCAAGAATGGAGAGAACTTGACTGAAATTCCTATTCCAGAGGAGACCACTCAATCTAGGTTCGTCACTATTGCTGAATCTGAGCCATTCGGGCCTGTGGATGCTGCCAGGGAGTTTGGTCTAGAGCCTGCTGCCGTTACTTTGCAGAAGCTTTCTGAAGGTGGAGAGCACTCAGCACACAGTAATAGGGCTTCTCACGGTACAGACACCAAGTCCTTTGTCGCCAAGATGCACGAGGGAGATAGATCTGCTTTTAGATTTACTGACGTTAAGGTGGGACAAGTGGGTTACAGGTACGGTAAGTCTTTCAGAGATAATAGAAAGGACAGAAAGATCGGTTTCGATGCTTCGGGTAAGATGGTTTACTTGCTTGATTAG
- a CDS encoding uncharacterized protein (EggNog:ENOG41), translated as MFAVEILSGHFPVTKDVDLIADRYIIDLGEVSNEWDIDMYANFTAIIDKSTSVINLIGFAIEVNLFPYSVKSLPFIKAAVRDMKQYVISKRKSPVFVGLNFFTAEGLKKAWGDFEEYMVCDDNPFKPDFYMSNETIIPAYPGEPLECSSLENSPDIEGIEPHYIPHTPTTDRCNCILSAIYCFVNPEGELNLEEDNSILKSICQQVDCRSIENRPESGDYGLFAGCSKLQKHSIAFNLFYTYHKCDPDSCDWNGHAKLKHSNHSAYAFQDLQMCKEEIPGDWKEFLIGVEKSTVANSTKTLQVKENSYQTSQSHVSQDSAEASKVSLAIFLISLLSMIYIY; from the exons ATGTT CGCGGTCGAAATCCTTAGTGGACATTTTCCGGTTACCAAAGATGTTGATCTCATAGCTGATCGCTACATAATAGATCTTGGAGAAGTCAGCAATGAATGGGATATTGACATGTACGCAAATTTCACTGCTATCATTGATAAGTCCACATCGGTGATCAATTTGATAGGTTTCGCTATTGAGGTTAATCTATTTCCTTATTCAGTGAAATCCCTTCCATTCATCAAGGCAGCAGTGAGAGATATGAAGCAATATGTAATTTCAAAACGCAAATCTCCGGTTTTTGTGGGattgaatttcttcacaGCAGAAGGTCTAAAGAAGGCATGGGGCGACTTTGAAGAGTATATGGTTTGCGATGACAATCCATTTAAACCAGATTTTTATATGTCCAACGAGACAATTATACCAGCATATCCAGGAGAGCCCCTGGAATGCAGTAGTCTTGAGAATTCTCCGGACATTGAAGGAATAGAGCCTCATTATATTCCCCATACTCCAACAACTGATCGTTGCAATTGTATCCTGTCTGCTATCTATTGTTTTGTCAACCCAGAGGGTGAATTGAatttagaagaagataacTCGATTCTGAAATCGATCTGtcaacaagttgattgCAGATCAATTGAGAATCGACCGGAATCTGGAGATTATGGTCTCTTTGCGGGCTGTTCCAAATTGCAGAAGCATTCAATTGcattcaatctcttctacACTTATCATAAATGTGATCCTGATTCCTGCGATTGGAATGGGCATGCTAAACTTAAGCATTCCAACCATTCTGCCTATGCCTTCCAGGACTTACAAATGTGTAAGGAAGAGATTCCGGGCGATTGGAAAGAGTTTCTTATCGGAGTCGAAAAGAGTACGGTAGCAAATTCAACGAAGACACTCCAGGTTAAAGAAAACAGCTACCAAACGAGCCAGAGTCACGTTTCTCAGGATTCCGCCGAAGCATCCAAGGTGTCGTTAGCAATATTTTTAATAAGTCTACTGTCCatgatatatatatattag
- a CDS encoding uncharacterized protein (BUSCO:EOG09344364): MFRRQISLCAKRNSPVVELFATSTLGGITYRRLFSTSMAGLSGSSTYNAKSKAHKSITERIRSGTKFLISSAIVLAALGVTTVSLYLVFKELFSPSGETPTFNRVVNKIEKNPECMKLLGYSDDEIAKGSIKLKAYGDVPQDRWTRDRPIRATQYTAKDGSERLLMRFFVESKYKVGVVRVEAIEQNLLAQKFNYITLDVKGEKRYYLEGMAPHSPSFKQPFSLFGSGNGFLGVKWGPQKKDDKGEDKTNQKK, translated from the coding sequence ATGTTTAGAAGACAGATTTCATTATGTGCTAAAAGAAATAGTCCAGTTGTGGAATTGTTTGCCACGTCGACTCTGGGGGGTATCACGTATAGGAGACTATTCTCTACTAGTATGGCAGGCTTGAGCGGCTCTTCAACGTACAATGCCAAAAGCAAGGCGCACAAGTCGATTACAGAGCGAATCAGAAGTGGAACAAAGTTTCTTATATCTTCTGCCATTGTTCTAGCGGCATTGGGAGTCACGACGGTTTCCCTTTACTTGgttttcaaagagttgtTCTCTCCCTCGGGTGAAACTCCTACATTCAACAGAGTTGTTaacaaaattgaaaagaatccTGAGTGTATGAAATTATTGGGATATtcagatgatgagattgCCAAAGGTAGCATCAAGTTGAAGGCCTATGGAGATGTTCCTCAGGATAGATGGACCAGAGATAGACCCATTAGGGCTACCCAGTATACTGCCAAGGATGGTAGCGAACGTCTTTTGATGAGGTTCTTTGTGGAGAGCAAATATAAAGTTGGTGTGGTGAGAGTGGAGGCTATCGAGCAGAATTTGTTAGCCCAAAAATTCAACTATATTACGTTGGACGTGAAAGGTGAAAAGAGGTACTACCTCGAAGGTATGGCTCCACATTCCCCATCCTTCAAGCAACCATTCAGTCTTTTTGGAAGTGGTAACGGATTTCTGGGTGTAAAATGGGGACCTCAAAAAAAGGACGATAAGGGGGAAGATAAGACTAACCAAAAGAAGTGA
- a CDS encoding uncharacterized protein (EggNog:ENOG41) gives MDLIKKSKFFMISKSWCPDCNYTKAIFKKYNVLDKVTILELDKMDPKKADELEKQFTAIAGRKWVPTIFFDGKVFGTEGTLKNLESTDATEKAFKDAGLL, from the exons ATGG ATTTAATTAAGAAAAGCAAGTTTTTCAtgatatccaaatcttgGTGTCCAGATTGCAATTATACTAAGgccatcttcaagaagtatAATGTTCTCGATAAAGTTACGATTCTTGAGTTAGATAAAATGGATCCGAAGAAAGCTGATGAGCTTGAAAAACAGTTCACTGCTATTGCAGGTAGAAAGTGGGTTCCTACCATTTTCTTCGATGGTAAGGTCTTTGGTACTGAGGGTACTTTAAAGAACTTGGAGAGTACAGATGCTACTGAGAAGGCCTTTAAGGATGCTGGCTTACTATAG
- the ALD4 gene encoding potassium-activated aldehyde dehydrogenase: MLRFTTTKAFSAARAVTKPGMIRCYSQYPLSKTITLPTGESYEQPTGLFINNQFVPGKQHKTFEVLNPSTEEVICQVHEARAEDVDLAVDAAEKAFEGDWSLGDPAVRGRALTNLADLMEAHKDTLIAIESLDNGKTLANATGDVALVVNYLRYCGGYADKLDGKVVNTGSDYLNIVKREPLGVCGQIIPWNFPLLMWSWKVGPALASGNTVVLKTAESTPLSALYAANLAKEAGIPAGVLNIVSGFGKITGEAISTHPRIRKVAFTGSTRTGKHIMAAAAQSNVKKVTLELGGKSANIVFNDCDVKKTVENLVTGIFYNSGEVCCAGSRIFIQDGVYNEVLAEFKAAAEAVKVGNPFDPSNYQGAQTSQQQVDKILGFVDIGKKEGATLITGGERSGDKGYFIKPTLFADVTPKMKIWTDEIFGPFGVIAKFKTVDEAIALANDSEYGLAAGIHTLNLNTAKYVADRIKAGTVWINTYNDFHNAVPFGGYKQSGIGREMGESAFDNYTQVKAIRIKIDESGNN, encoded by the coding sequence ATGTTAAGATTCACGACTACTAAGGCTTTTTCTGCCGCCAGAGCTGTTACCAAGCCGGGCATGATTAGATGCTATTCTCAATATCCATTGTCCAAGACTATTACCTTGCCAACTGGTGAGAGCTACGAGCAACCTACTGGTTTGTTTATCAACAACCAGTTTGTTCCTGGTAAGCAACACAAGACTTTTGAGGTTCTGAATCCATCTACCGAGGAGGTTATTTGTCAGGTGCACGAGGCTCGTGCTGAAGATGTTGACCTTGCCGTTGATGCTGCCGAGAAGGCTTTCGAAGGTGACTGGTCACTTGGGGATCCTGCCGTCAGAGGTAGGGCTCTTACCAACTTGGCTGACCTCATGGAGGCTCATAAGGATACTTTGATTGCCATTGAATCTCTTGATAATGGTAAGACTTTGGCTAATGCTACTGGTGATGTTGCCTTGGTTGTTAACTACCTCAGATATTGTGGGGGTTATGCTGATAAGCTCGATGGAAAGGTGGTTAACACTGGTTCTGACTACCTTAACATTGTTAAAAGAGAACCTTTGGGTGTCTGTGGTCAAATCATTCCATGGAATTTCCCTCTTTTGATGTGGTCCTGGAAGGTTGGTCCGGCTCTTGCTTCAGGTAACACTGTTGTCTTGAAGACTGCTGAGTCGACTCCATTGTCTGCTTTGTACGCCGCtaatttggccaaagaagctgGCATACCAGCGGGTGTTTTGAACATTGTTTCTGGTTTCGGTAAGATTACCGGTGAGGCTATTTCTACTCATCCAAGGATCAGAAAGGTTGCATTTACTGGTTCTACCCGTACTGGTAAGCATATTatggctgctgctgctcaATCTAACGTCAAGAAGGTTACTCTTGAGTTGGGTGGTAAATCTGCCAACATTGTCTTTAACGACTGTGACGTGAAAAAGACCGTGGAGAATTTGGTCACTGGTATCTTTTACAACTCTGGTGAAGTTTGCTGCGCTGGTTCCAGAATATTTATTCAGGACGGTGTTTACAACGAGGTTCTGGCCGAGTTTAAGGCTGCCGCTGAGGCCGTTAAGGTTGGTAATCCATTCGATCCAAGCAATTATCAGGGTGCTCAAACTTCGCAGCAACAGGTGGACAAGATTCTTGGATTCGTTGATATTGGTAAAAAGGAAGGTGCTACATTGATTACCGGTGGAGAGAGATCTGGTGATAAGGGTTACTTTATCAAGCCAACCTTGTTCGCTGACGTTACTCCtaagatgaagatatggaCAGATGAGATCTTTGGTCCATTCGGTGTTATTGCCAAATTCAAGACTGTTGATGAGGCTATCGCCTTAGCTAACGACTCTGAGTACGGTCTTGCTGCTGGTATTCATACCCTAAATCTTAACACTGCCAAATACGTTGCCGACAGAATCAAGGCCGGTACTGTCTGGATCAACACCTACAACGATTTCCATAATGCTGTTCCATTCGGTGGTTACAAGCAGTCTGGTATTGGTAGAGAGATGGGTGAGTCAGCTTTCGATAACTACACTCAGGTCAAGGCTATCAGAATTAAGATCGATGAGTCTGGAAACAACTAA
- a CDS encoding uncharacterized protein (BUSCO:EOG093403IX) → MQATIESIVTYLTSPEIIDYQFMVDFFLSFRNFIDSLPLLELLLCRLTWCLKRSLSDDDAIATTGKLALVRTFVALRHWILNHFQDDFLNDKQMRELLTSTINEIPNHSYFIDDDSNLQAKVIVNLKKSYIVLCHIFWNTVSLAKLSNTDLLHYNIQGYDSMPRSRISVLGLKQLSDPSARRSGILSMVEQNSSSSLNLLLKERADMIEDATNLESILQHSNQTHQIRLTRIGDIFSKEKFILHPKASLSSLGPCNLKNISRDGTLENIYSSMLQHVKSTPIQGVKPLVFGSASDEIHESTDDKENYGFSTRGKVEVFKDSGVRQIAPSTPLKKLNSRVDMDHAKSNVGSQLDSKEAFLPLSPTRVSRGTRAISTTLSQRQKRRTKFIKYLFQQKESEVMQIPSVKSSPTSKLQAIKKSPHISKTTALERTINIDGKMDILSTRVIEDYNAMKKVRAEMVEPVSGEENSIIKLQEPDASYLQESPTKKKGSTGESSINSSELLAHFNDKYGQEADNIDDSEITKESDTSAVLQNIAAESNANSKKEKEDIQKNKNEEDLTSFRTPSVTMNWSNSLDISHSTRDIVDMSLHPDAESVATDNVSTDSDKSAPVWKANLEDQEKNEPNNATTTVSIPARCDVPVADTSSVAEYQPTSPLSLLNDDTPLECSSLIEAVHTSLKGDDNIKASTSEANGEVDLNQRISVKVISRDSAVSAKSYMTYDSSLSSGIYSDQDDTASNSVKLRKKNAVVDLREGLAGSGSSSQKEGLHTQSVTPEKRVDASVDMEVISMLKELPYYEDGFDSGPTEHEASPCSNSSSTVSMIPSPAQSFLLPYPGISQTAIAELAAIPDKMIDCNPIEYARNKLRGDAKSKVPGDSKEDDSRPASNISDSRKSHKTIYMSDMGSTVSDVDGTAQPIKDSDEYSNESIDEVKLEKKVRDLFIAQNPNKLVEKEDVPSEKSMAPQLNNQEEKPLELKPEAGCRLSRKDRAKYNSTLIRHEPMRASSFDMRSLSLTPKKLMYGTQLLSVQEAMYKANHVPFVLSYDSDTLLQQFTLIERDLLLEVDWKELVDMKWDTPLIPYSSWLRLLLDHSDKSSLQMITLRFNLMTNWIISEILLCKNLNVRALTISRYIHLASSCRKRQNFATMFQIMLALTSSMIKKLKVTWSSLDAGDFLILKELKDATSPNNNFKAIREEMDTVIPSKGIIPFLALDMSDLNINSERLSILKCPVENKREEQISGAGEDDMDNANEIINNDPYELINFDKFRTRCTILKQILRLIDWSRLYMLKRNDEVLSKCLYVSSLSEEEMEYCFEHLEEA, encoded by the coding sequence ATGCAGGCAACTATAGAATCAATAGTCACTTATCTAACATCTCCTGAAATCATAGACTATCAATTTATGGTTGACTTCTTTCTCAGCTTCCGGAATTTCATTGACTCTCTCCCCTTGCTAGAGTTACTACTCTGTCGTCTTACTTGGTGTCTCAAAAGATCGCTGTCTGATGACGATGCCATCGCTACTACAGGTAAATTGGCCCTTGTCCGAACATTTGTGGCTCTTCGTCACTGGATTTTAAACCATTTTCAGGATGATTTTCTCAACGACAAGCAAATGCGTGAGCTTCTCACCTCTACCATTAATGAGATTCCCAATCACAGCTACTTTATTGACGATGACTCAAACTTGCAGGCCAAAGTTATTgtcaacttgaaaaaaagtTACATTGTTTTGTGCCATATATTCTGGAACACGGTTTCCTTGGCAAAACTTTCTAACACAGATCTGCTTCATTACAATATTCAAGGTTACGATTCTATGCCACGCTCTCGAATATCCGTACTAGGATTGAAGCAATTGAGTGATCCTTCCGCTCGTCGTTCTGGAATATTATCCATGGTTGAACAAAACTCATCCAGTTCCCTTAACCTGCTTCTGAAAGAGCGTGCTGATATGATTGAAGACGCCACAAACTTAGAAAGCATTCTACAGCATAGCAATCAGACTCACCAGATACGACTGACCAGGATCGGAGACATTTTCTCGAAAGAGAAGTTCATTCTTCATCCCAAGGCTTCTTTATCTTCGTTGGGACCTTGCAATTTAAAGAATATTTCCAGAGATGGTACTTTAGAAAATATTTATTCCAGCATGCTACAGCACGTCAAGTCAACGCCTATTCAAGGAGTGAAACCACTAGTCTTTGGATCTGCTAGCGACGAAATTCATGAAAGTACAGACGATAAAGAGAATTATGGCTTCAGTACTAGAGGCAAAGTTGAGGTTTTCAAGGATAGTGGGGTCAGGCAGATTGCCCCAAGTACTCCACTAAAGAAGCTGAATAGTCGTGTAGATATGGACCATGCAAAATCCAATGTTGGTAGCCAACtggattcaaaagaagcattctTGCCTCTATCTCCTACTCGTGTGTCCCGAGGCACTAGGGCCATCTCTACGACACTCTCACAAAGGCAAAAGAGGAGAACAAAGTTTATCAAGTATTTATTccaacaaaaagaaagcgaAGTCATGCAGATTCCTTCAGTGAAATCATCTCCTACATCCAAGCTCCAGGCAATCAAGAAATCGCCGCATATAAGCAAAACCACTGCATTAGAACGAACAATCAATATCGATGGGAAGATGGATATTCTTAGTACTCGTGTGATAGAGGATTATAATGCAATGAAAAAGGTTAGAGCAGAAATGGTTGAGCCTGTttcaggagaagagaattcTATCATTAAGCTACAGGAGCCCGATGCCAGCTATTTGCAAGAATCTCCgacaaaaaagaagggaTCCACTGGGGAATCATCGATCAACTCTTCTGAGTTACTGGCTCATTTCAACGATAAGTATGGCCAGGAGGCAGACAACATCGATGATAGTGAAATCACTAAGGAGTCCGACACTTCGGCTGTACTTCAGAATATTGCTGCCGAAAGCAATGCaaactcaaagaaagaaaaagaagatattcagaagaacaaaaacGAGGAAGATCTCACTTCGTTCAGAACACCATCTGTAACTATGAACTGGTCAAATTCATTGGACATATCGCACTCTACTAGAGATATTGTTGATATGTCCTTACATCCAGATGCCGAGTCTGTCGCTACAGATAATGTCAGCACTGATTCTGATAAGAGCGCCCCTGTTTGGAAGGCTAACTTGGAGGATcaggaaaagaatgaaCCAAACAATGCAACAACAACTGTTTCTATTCCTGCGAGGTGCGATGTCCCTGTTGCTGATACTTCCTCCGTAGCGGAATATCAGCCTACATCCCCTTTGTCTCTTCTGAATGATGATACACCTCTCGAATGTTCTTCGTTGATTGAAGCTGTACACACTTCATTAAAAGGGGATGACAATATTAAGGCTTCTACGTCTGAGGCCAATGGCGAGGTTGATTTAAACCAAAGAATATCTGTTAAAGTAATATCTAGAGATAGCGCAGTTTCCGCTAAGTCGTACATGACTTAcgattcttctctctcttcagGTATTTATTCAGATCAGGATGACACAGCGTCCAATTCTGTGAAGcttagaaagaagaacgcAGTTGTGGATTTACGGGAAGGCCTTGCTGGATCCGGTAGTTCTTCTCAGAAAGAAGGTCTACATACACAGTCAGTTACTCCCGAAAAGCGGGTAGACGCTTCTGTTGATATGGAAGTCATTAGTATGCTGAAAGAGTTACCTTACTATGAGGATGGTTTTGATTCGGGGCCAACCGAACATGAGGCTTCTCCTTgctccaattcttcatcgacTGTTTCTATGATTCCATCGCCTGCACAATCGTTTCTTTTACCTTATCCAGGAATATCGCAAACCGCAATTGCCGAGTTAGCCGCTATTCCTGACAAAATGATTGACTGCAATCCTATTGAGTATGCTCGTAACAAGCTTCGAGGCGACGCAAAGTCCAAGGTGCCAGGTGATTCAAAAGAGGATGATAGTAGGCCTGCttcaaatatttctgactCCAGAAAGAGCCACAAGACTATATATATGAGTGATATGGGAAGCACTGTTTCTGATGTAGATGGCACTGCCCAACCAATCAAGGATTCGGATGAGTATAGCAATGAAAGCATCGATGAGGTTaagttggagaagaaggttcgTGATTTGTTTATTGCTCAGAATCCTAACAAGTTAGTGGAAAAGGAAGATGTTCCTTCAGAGAAATCGATGGCACCTCAGCTGAATAACCAAGAGGAAAAACCCTTGGAGTTGAAACCAGAAGCTGGGTGCAGGCTATCTCGGAAGGATCGCGCCAAGTACAACTCGACTCTGATCAGGCACGAGCCAATGAGAGCTTCGTCGTTTGATATGCGGTCCCTTTCCCTTACaccaaagaaattgatGTATGGCACACAGCTGCTGAGTGTACAAGAGGCTATGTACAAGGCAAATCATGTGCCGTTTGTGTTGAGTTATGATTCAGATACTCTTCTCCAACAATTCACActtattgaaagagacCTTCTTTTGGAAGTTGACTGGAAAGAATTGGTGGACATGAAATGGGATACGCCGCTGATTCCTTATAGCTCATGGCTTCGACTTCTGCTGGACCATTCGGACAAGTCAAGCCTTCAGATGATTACTCTTCGATTTAATTTGATGACCAATTGGATTATTTCGGAGATTTTACTCTGCAAGAACTTAAATGTCAGAGCTCTCACGATCTCTAGATATATTCATCTGGCCAGCTCTTGCAGGAAAAGGCAGAATTTTGCCACCATGTTCCAGATAATGTTAGCAttgacttcttcaatgattAAAAAGCTTAAAGTTACGTGGAGCAGTTTAGATGCAGGAGATTTTctgatattgaaggagTTAAAAGATGCTACTTCGCCTAACAATAACTTTAAGGCCATTAGGGAAGAAATGGATACGGTTATTCCGTCCAAGGGTATTATTCCATTCTTAGCTCTAGATATGAGCGATCTTAATATCAATTCTGAGCGATTGAGCATTCTTAAATGTCCTGTCGAAAATAAGAGAGAGGAACAGATATCAGGGGCAGGAGAGGATGACATGGACAATGCAAACGAGATCATTAATAATGATCCGTACGAGTTGATCAATTTCGACAAATTTAGAACGAGATGTACCATTTTGAAGCAGATTCTTCGACTGATTGACTGGTCAAGGCTTTACATGCTAAAGAGAAATGACGAGGTACTTTCAAAATGTCTGTACGTAAGTTCACTCAGCgaggaagaaatggagTACTGCTTCGAGCATTTAGAAGAGGCTTGA
- the DIB1 gene encoding U4/U6-U5 snRNP complex subunit dib1 (BUSCO:EOG093446SD) — translation MSVFLPHLRTGWHVDQAILSEDDRLVVIRFGRDGDPDCMLMDEILYKVSESISQFAVIYLCDIDDVPDFNEMYELYDPMTVMFFYRNKHMMCDFGTGNNNKLNFVLSNKQELIDIIETIYRGAIKGKGLVIAPKDYSYTNKRGL, via the coding sequence ATGTCTGTGTTTCTACCCCATTTACGGACAGGATGGCATGTTGATCAAGCTATATTATCAGAAGACGATCGGCTAGTGGTGATACGATTCGGTAGAGATGGTGATCCTGATTGTATGCTTATGGATGAGATTCTATATAAGGTGTCCGAGTCAATATCACAGTTTGCTGTGATATATCTCTGTGATATCGATGACGTGCCGGATTTCAATGAAATGTACGAACTTTACGATCCGATGACGGTAATGTTTTTCTACAGGAACAAGCATATGATGTGCGATTTCGGTACTGGTAATAACAACAAGCTCAACTTTGTGCTTTCCAATAAGCAAGAATTAATCGACATTATAGAGACCATATATAGAGGAGCCATCAAGGGCAAAGGTTTGGTGATAGCTCCCAAAGATTATAGTTATACCAATAAGAGGGGACTATGA
- the RCF1 gene encoding Respiratory supercomplex factor 1, mitochondrial (BUSCO:EOG09344GWE~EggNog:ENOG41), which produces MPGASNELPSSYEDPLEDMTPFEKIIYRSKQQPLVPLGCLATTVAVILAAKGVRTGDSKSAQIWFRWRVGLQGFTLAALIFGSMYYDKTLKKQQKTEEDLAVQKARMREKLWVEELERRDAEIKDRQRRAELARQYKRDQADN; this is translated from the exons ATGCCTGGTGCTTCCAATGAACTACCTTCTTCATATGAGGATCCTTTAGAGGA TATGACTCCATTTGAAAAAATTATATACAGATCGAAGCAGCAGCCCTTGGTTCCATTGGGATGTCTAGCTACCACGGTGGCAGTTATTTTGGCCGCTAAAGGTGTGAGAACTGGAGACTCTAAGAGTGCTCAGATCTGGTTCAGATGGAGAGTTGGATTACAAGGTTTCACTCTTGCTGCATTAATTTTTGGTTCTATGTATTACGATAAGACTCTCAAGAAGCAACAgaagacagaagaagatttggcTGTGCAAAAGGCCCGGATGAGAGAGAAATTGTGGGTTGAGGAgttggagagaagagatgcAGAGATTAAAGATAGGCAGAGAAGAGCAGAGTTGGCAAGACAGTATAAAAGAGACCAGGCCGATAACTGA